CCCTTTGCAGCCATGGAATCCGCGCTGGACGCCCTTCCAGCAGATATTCCGGTCCAGATCGTGGACTTCCACGCCGAGGCCACCGGAGAGAAAATCGCCATGGGATATTTTCTGGAGGGCAAGGTTTCAGCCGTCGTCGGCACGCATACCCACGTTCAAACCAACGATGCCAAAGTCCTGCCAGGCGGCACGGCATATCTGACCGATCTGGGCATGTGCGGAGCCGTCGACTCCTGCCTCGGCATGAAACCGGAAATAATACTGGATAGATACTTAACCGGGTTGCCAAGACAGCTTGAAGCCGCTTCGGGTCCGGGGGTTTTACAAGGCGCGATTTTTGACATAGAGGATACCACCGGCAACGCGGTTTCCATAACCACGTTCAAGCAAAATGACAGACCGTAACGAAACAAAACGTACGGCAATAATGGGGAAAGAAGTGAATATTTTCGATGAATTAAAGTGGCGAGGGCTTATCAATCAGGTTTCCGACGAAGACAAGGTGCGCGAGTATCTCGCTACCCCCGGAGCCTCCATGTATTGCGGCTTCGACCCCACTGCGGAATCCCTGCATATCGGCAACCTAGTCCCCCTACTCTGTCTCGTGCGAATGAAGCGCGCAGGCCACAACCCCCTGTATCTCATGGGTGGGGCCACAGGTCGCATCGGCGACCCCTCCGGCAAGGACAAGGAACGTGAACTGTCCAATACCGACGTCATGGAAGAACGCCTTGAAAAAATCAAGGGCCAGGTACGCCGCTTTGTGGAACGTAACACAGGTGATCGTCCGGATATCGTCAACAACTATGACTGGACCAAGGACATGACTGCCATTGAGCTGCTGCGTGATGTGGGTAAACACTTCACCATCAACTGGATGTTGCAGAAAGAATCGGTCAAGGGCCGCATCGACCGCGAGGATACCGGCATTTCCTACACCGAATTTTCGTACATGATCCTTCAGAGCTACGATTTTTACCACTTGTACAAGACCCGCAACTGCAGGTTGCAGATCGGTGGCGGCGACCAATGGGGCAACATCACCTCGGGGTGTGAATTCACACGGCGCCGTACTGCCCACGAAGGCGAACCCGCTGAGGTCTTTGCCCTGACCTTCCCCCTGATTACCACGGCATCCGGCAAGAAGTTCGGCAAATCCGAAGGCAATGCGGTTTACATGAATGCGGACATGACTTCGCCCTACGCATTCTACCAGTATTTTGTAAACACTGATGACGCAGACGTTATCAAGTTCCTCAAGATATTCACATTCCTCGATCAGGATGAAATCGCGGCGATAGAGAAACAGCTCGAAGAAGCACCGCACGAACGTGCTGCCCAGAAAAAACTTGCTGAAGAAGTCACCCGTATGATTCACGGCCAAATGGAACTGGATCGTGTTTTGGCCGCTACCGAAGCGCTGTTCGGCAAGGGCGATCTCAAGTCCATCGACCCGGTCACCCTGAGATCCGCTCTGGAATCGGCTCCGACCTTCCGCTATGCCCCCGGCGACGTCCCGGACCTGCCGCAGATGTTCGTAGACCTCGGAATGGTCAAATCCAAAGGCCAGGCCCGCAAGGACCTCAAAGCCGGCGGTATCTACATTAATGGCGAGCGTGTAGAAGAAGACCATGTCGTCTCGGATTCAGATTTTATCGCTGGCGAACTGCTGGTTATCCGCAAGGGCAAGAAGAATTACGGTTTGATCACCAAGGGATAATTCCCCTTGTAACGACACGACC
The genomic region above belongs to uncultured Pseudodesulfovibrio sp. and contains:
- a CDS encoding TIGR00282 family metallophosphoesterase: MRILFLGDIVGIPGRKAIKDNLARIREKECIDLVFANGENASGGYGLKAKHAKEFFKAGVDGITGGNHIWKYKDLYSLLESDKRILRPLNYADHLPGTGLRIFEKKGLPPIAVFNIIGRTFMPPIDCPFAAMESALDALPADIPVQIVDFHAEATGEKIAMGYFLEGKVSAVVGTHTHVQTNDAKVLPGGTAYLTDLGMCGAVDSCLGMKPEIILDRYLTGLPRQLEAASGPGVLQGAIFDIEDTTGNAVSITTFKQNDRP
- the tyrS gene encoding tyrosine--tRNA ligase, whose translation is MNIFDELKWRGLINQVSDEDKVREYLATPGASMYCGFDPTAESLHIGNLVPLLCLVRMKRAGHNPLYLMGGATGRIGDPSGKDKERELSNTDVMEERLEKIKGQVRRFVERNTGDRPDIVNNYDWTKDMTAIELLRDVGKHFTINWMLQKESVKGRIDREDTGISYTEFSYMILQSYDFYHLYKTRNCRLQIGGGDQWGNITSGCEFTRRRTAHEGEPAEVFALTFPLITTASGKKFGKSEGNAVYMNADMTSPYAFYQYFVNTDDADVIKFLKIFTFLDQDEIAAIEKQLEEAPHERAAQKKLAEEVTRMIHGQMELDRVLAATEALFGKGDLKSIDPVTLRSALESAPTFRYAPGDVPDLPQMFVDLGMVKSKGQARKDLKAGGIYINGERVEEDHVVSDSDFIAGELLVIRKGKKNYGLITKG